The genomic DNA CCGTCGTCCACGAGATGGAGGAACTGGTGCGCTCCACCGAGCGCGCCGAGCATGCGCTGTCCGCGGAGTCCATCGACGCGCTGCTGCGGGCCGCGGACGCGGTGTTGGTGCTGTCCGGCGCGGCGGGGCAGGAGCCCGCGCAGTCGCCTCCCGAGGTGGGCAAGCTGGTGCGAGGACTGCAGGAGTGCACCCGGGCCGAGGTGTCGGGCCTGGGGGCTTCCCCGGCCGCCCCGCCCGTGGCGCCGCCCCGCTCGGCAGCCCCGAGCCCCCGCCGCGAGTCCGTGGAGGAGTCCGGGGATGATGTCACGCCCGCCTGGGGCTCGGCGTCGCTCAACGTGACGGCGCCTTCGCTGGTCTCCCGGTTGGGGCCTCCGGTTCCTCCCGCCATCGCCCCGGCGGCGCCCTCGGTCCGCGCGCCCCTCGTGGGCCGCTCGATGGGGGTGGAGCCGCCGCGCGCGCCGCCGCCTCCGCCGACTCCGGCCTCCGTCACGGTCGCCACCTCCATTTCCCGGATGCCGCCCGCGGTGCCCGAGCCACCCGCGCGCACGTCCACCGCGACGGCCGCGGTCCGCACGGGGGAGCGCACGGATGGCTCGGTGCGCATTGGCGTGGCGAGCCTGGAGCGTCTCACCAGCGCGGTGACCAACCTCACCCAGGTGTCGCGCCGCCGCGAGCTGGCCACCACCCGGCGGTTGGATCTGGCGCGCGAGCTGAGCCTGCTCGCGCGCTCCGCGGAGGACCTGGGCCCCGCGGGCGCGGTGTTGGCCGAGCGGCTGGGCCGCGCGAAGGAGCTGGCCGCCGCCCTCCATCGCGAGGAGAAGTTGCTGGCCAACGAGGAGCTGCGCGACCTGGGCTACGTGGCCGACGAGGTGCAGCGCCTGCGCATGCTTCCCTTGTCCGTGCTCTTCGAGCCCTATCCGCGCATGGTGCGGGATCTGGCGCGCGAGCTGGGCAAGGAAGTGGAATTGGTGGTGGACGGCGAGGACACGCGCGCCGACCGGGCGGTGGTCGAGGCGTTGAGGGATCCCCTGCTGCACCTGGTGCGCAACGCGCTGGACCATGGCCTGGAGTCGCGCGTGGATCGGGTGGCCGCGGGCAAGCACCCGCGCGGCAAGCTGACCCTGAGCGCCGCGCGCGATGGCAACCGGCTGGTGCTGCGCGTGGAGGATGACGGGGTCGGCCTGGAGCCCTCGTTGCTGCGCCGCGCGGCGGTGCGCAAGGGCTTCCTGGACGAGGCCGCGGCGTCGGCGTTGACGGACCAGGCGGCGCGCGAGCTCATCTTCCTGTCCGGCTTCACCTCCCGCGAGGTGGCCACGGACATCTCCGGGCGCGGCGTGGGGCTGGACGCGGTGCGCAGCTCGCTCCGGGCCCTGGGCGGAGACGTGCTCGTGGCGTCCCACGGGAACCAGGGCACGCGCTTCGAGCTGCGGGTGCCGGTGTCCCTCACCGTGGCGCCGCTGCTCTTCGTGAAGGTGGCCGAGGAGACCCTGTGCCTGAGCGCCGCCCACGTCTCGCGGGCGGTGCGGGTGGAGGCCTCGCAGATCCGGGAGGTCGCCGGACGCGGCGTGCTCGAGGTGGATGATCAACCCATGCCCTTCGCCTCGCTGGGGGCCCTGCTCGGCCTGAGTCCGGAGCAGGAAGCGGGGGAGGGGGCGCTCGTGCTCGTGGTGCGCAGCCAGGGCTCCATGGCCGCGTTGGCGGTGGACCGGGTGCTCGAGGAGAGCATCCAGGCCATCCTGCCCCTCAAGGGGTTGCTCGCGCACTTTCCCCACCTCACGGGGGCCACCACGCTCGCGGACGGCCGACTGTCCATGGTGCTGTCGGCGGCGCACCTCATCGCCAATGCCCGGGGCCTCGCGGGTTTCCGTGGCAGCCGGGCGTCGGCCGTGGTCCCGCGTCCGGCCCCCGCCCCCCGCCGCCGCATCCTCGTGGTGGACGACTCGCCCCTGACGCGCGAGCTCATCGGCTCGTTGCTCGAGGCCGTGGGGTACGACGTCGTCATGGCCACCGATGGCATCGAGGCCCTGGATCTGCTCGCCAGCACCCGGGTGGACCTGGTGTGTACGGACCTGGAGATGCCCCGCGCGGACGGCCTGGAACTGACCCGCCGGCTCAAGGCCCACCCCACCCACAAGGTCCTCCCGGTGGTCATCCTCACCACACGGGGAGGCGAGGAGGACCGGCAACGGGGCCTGGCCGCTGGCGCGGATGGCTACATCACCAAGGGTGACCTGGTGCGTCAGGACTTGGTGGACGTGGTGGGCCGGCTCCTGGGTTGACGGACGTCTGGGGCATCGTCGGTCACATTGGGTATATTCCGGGGGGCGCGCACGGGGTATGGAAGCCACATGGGCAAGAAAGTGTCGGTGCTGGTCGTCGACGACTCGCATATCTGCCGACAGCTGATCTGCGAAGCACTGAGTCGGGATCCGGATCTGGAAGTCGTGGGCACTTGCGACAACGGCAAGGAAGCCCTCGAGGCCGCTCGGGAGCTTCGTCCTCAGGTCATCACCATGGACGTGGAGATGCCGGTGATGGACGGGCTCACGGCCGTCGAGCACATCATGGCCGAGGTGCCCACGCCCATCCTGATGCTCACGGCGGATCCGCGGCAGCAGGCTCCGGAGCTCACGTGCCGGGCGCTGGAGATCGGCGCGCTGGCGCTGCAGATCAAGCCATCCATCGACGCGGGCCTGGAGGCGTGGAACCTGTCGCGCGAGGTGAAGCTGCTGTCCTCGGTGCGAGTCATCCGCCACATCCACAGCAAGCGCCGGCCGCCGCTGCCCGGAAGCGGGACCGCGCCCGCGCCCGTGGGCATGCCGTATGGCGTGCTGGCGGTGGCCAGCTCCACGGGCGGCCCGCAGGTGCTCTTCCGCATGTTGTCCGAGCTGCCCGCGGACTTCCCCACGCCCATCGTCATCGTGCAGCACATCAACGCCGCCTTCTCCGAGTCGCTGGCGGGCTGGCTCGCCAACTCCTCGAAGCTCAAGGTGCGGCTGGCGCAGGATGGCGAGCAGCTGCTGCCCGGCAACGTGCTCATCGCTCCGCCCGGCCAGCACATGACCATTCCCTTCCGGGGCCGGGTGGCGCTCAAGCCGGGCGTGGAGCGCGATGGCCACATGCCCTCGGGCACGGTGCTGTTGGAGAGCGCCGCCAAGGCGTATGGGCGGCGCGCGCTGGGGCTCATCCTCACCGGCATGGGCGAGGACGGCGCGGACGGGCTGCTCGCCATCAAGCAGGGCGGGGGCCTGACGCTCGCGCAGAACGAGGAGTCGTGCGTGGTGTTCGGCATGCCGG from Melittangium boletus DSM 14713 includes the following:
- the cheB gene encoding chemotaxis-specific protein-glutamate methyltransferase CheB: MGKKVSVLVVDDSHICRQLICEALSRDPDLEVVGTCDNGKEALEAARELRPQVITMDVEMPVMDGLTAVEHIMAEVPTPILMLTADPRQQAPELTCRALEIGALALQIKPSIDAGLEAWNLSREVKLLSSVRVIRHIHSKRRPPLPGSGTAPAPVGMPYGVLAVASSTGGPQVLFRMLSELPADFPTPIVIVQHINAAFSESLAGWLANSSKLKVRLAQDGEQLLPGNVLIAPPGQHMTIPFRGRVALKPGVERDGHMPSGTVLLESAAKAYGRRALGLILTGMGEDGADGLLAIKQGGGLTLAQNEESCVVFGMPGAAVGRKAVDHLIHGDDVASTLMRLVRGESLAVGR
- a CDS encoding hybrid sensor histidine kinase/response regulator — its product is MSGREKLLKQFRELVGVRLERINRRIVELEAGASPEAGRTVLRELHGLKGEARMMGFDTINTVVHEMEELVRSTERAEHALSAESIDALLRAADAVLVLSGAAGQEPAQSPPEVGKLVRGLQECTRAEVSGLGASPAAPPVAPPRSAAPSPRRESVEESGDDVTPAWGSASLNVTAPSLVSRLGPPVPPAIAPAAPSVRAPLVGRSMGVEPPRAPPPPPTPASVTVATSISRMPPAVPEPPARTSTATAAVRTGERTDGSVRIGVASLERLTSAVTNLTQVSRRRELATTRRLDLARELSLLARSAEDLGPAGAVLAERLGRAKELAAALHREEKLLANEELRDLGYVADEVQRLRMLPLSVLFEPYPRMVRDLARELGKEVELVVDGEDTRADRAVVEALRDPLLHLVRNALDHGLESRVDRVAAGKHPRGKLTLSAARDGNRLVLRVEDDGVGLEPSLLRRAAVRKGFLDEAAASALTDQAARELIFLSGFTSREVATDISGRGVGLDAVRSSLRALGGDVLVASHGNQGTRFELRVPVSLTVAPLLFVKVAEETLCLSAAHVSRAVRVEASQIREVAGRGVLEVDDQPMPFASLGALLGLSPEQEAGEGALVLVVRSQGSMAALAVDRVLEESIQAILPLKGLLAHFPHLTGATTLADGRLSMVLSAAHLIANARGLAGFRGSRASAVVPRPAPAPRRRILVVDDSPLTRELIGSLLEAVGYDVVMATDGIEALDLLASTRVDLVCTDLEMPRADGLELTRRLKAHPTHKVLPVVILTTRGGEEDRQRGLAAGADGYITKGDLVRQDLVDVVGRLLG